The following are encoded together in the Thiobacillus sp. SCUT-2 genome:
- a CDS encoding CoB--CoM heterodisulfide reductase iron-sulfur subunit B family protein has translation MAKHEYAFYPGCSSQKGASASNYLTSVESMCKTLDVKLTEIPDWNCCGASIGYAEAGELPRHVMNARNFALAEQNLPGQEMVATCAACWLGARETRERLTHSDTLMADTREALKEAGLTINEMPEIRHMVEVLIEDLGFDEMAKHVVRPLEGVKIAGYVGCQTNRPFGVAGESFENPKYLDKMVEMVGAESIPEYDMKVTCCGGALAFSEPEKAQAQIKDIVESAYDHGAEMIVTPCPLCQANVEIYQGQINQRYGTKFNIPVLYYSQLMVVAYGGSAKEAALNGQVIKARRLEEIAAKPVKR, from the coding sequence ATGGCCAAACATGAATACGCGTTTTACCCTGGCTGCTCGTCGCAGAAGGGCGCTTCCGCCTCCAACTACCTGACCTCGGTCGAGTCGATGTGCAAGACGCTCGACGTCAAGCTGACCGAGATCCCCGACTGGAACTGCTGCGGCGCCTCGATCGGCTACGCCGAGGCGGGCGAGCTGCCGCGCCACGTGATGAACGCGCGCAACTTCGCGCTGGCCGAGCAGAACCTCCCCGGCCAGGAAATGGTCGCCACCTGCGCCGCCTGCTGGCTGGGCGCGCGCGAGACCCGCGAGCGCCTGACACACTCCGATACGCTGATGGCGGACACCCGCGAGGCGCTGAAGGAGGCCGGCCTCACGATCAACGAGATGCCCGAGATCCGCCACATGGTCGAGGTGCTGATCGAGGACCTCGGCTTCGACGAGATGGCCAAGCACGTCGTGCGTCCGCTCGAAGGCGTGAAGATCGCCGGCTACGTCGGCTGCCAGACCAACCGTCCGTTCGGCGTCGCCGGCGAGTCGTTCGAGAACCCCAAGTACCTCGACAAGATGGTCGAGATGGTCGGCGCCGAGTCGATCCCCGAATACGACATGAAGGTGACCTGCTGCGGCGGCGCGCTGGCGTTCTCCGAGCCGGAGAAGGCGCAGGCGCAGATCAAGGATATCGTCGAGTCGGCCTACGACCACGGCGCCGAGATGATCGTCACGCCGTGCCCGCTGTGCCAGGCCAACGTCGAAATCTACCAGGGGCAGATCAACCAGCGCTACGGCACCAAGTTCAACATCCCGGTGCTGTACTACAGCCAGCTGATGGTCGTGGCCTACGGCGGCAGCGCCAAGGAAGCCGCGCTGAACGGCCAGGTGATCAAGGCGCGCAGGCTGGAGGAAATCGCCGCCAAGCCGGTCAAGCGCTGA
- a CDS encoding FAD-binding oxidoreductase, with translation MSHEDKLRKLAAQLRATGGSAPLGLAKDTSNLFRDRARQAKQRLDVRAFNEVLDIDRDAREFTVEGMTPYARLVDALLPHGLMPAVVPQLKSITIGGAAAGVGIEATSFRYGLVHETLQELEILLPDGRVVLATPDNEHRDLFYGFPNSYGTLGYALKLKALAVPVKPFVQVTHARFAEPAAFFAALEAACEGDADFVDGVVFAPDELILSQGHFVDTAPWTSDYTYKRIYYRSLRERATDYLTVRDYLWRWDTDWFWCSKNLGAQNPLVRRLLGRERLNSVFYTQVMRWNSKWGVTGRLDRLLGVQRESVIQDVDIPLAHAVAFLDFFHREIGILPIWSCPVRPYRSDVRFTLFPMRDALHVNFGFWDVVRRRHPFAPGHHNRLVEGKVTELGGIKSLYSDAYFDEARFWTLYGGPAYRALKAKYDPEGRAKDLYQKCVLKQ, from the coding sequence ATGAGCCACGAAGACAAGCTCCGGAAGCTCGCCGCGCAGCTGCGCGCGACCGGCGGCAGCGCGCCGCTTGGGCTTGCCAAGGACACGTCCAACCTGTTCCGCGACCGCGCGCGGCAGGCGAAGCAGCGGCTCGACGTGCGCGCCTTCAACGAGGTGCTCGACATCGACCGCGATGCGCGCGAGTTCACCGTCGAGGGCATGACGCCCTACGCCAGGCTGGTCGACGCGCTGCTGCCGCACGGCCTGATGCCGGCGGTGGTGCCGCAGCTGAAATCGATCACGATCGGCGGCGCGGCGGCGGGCGTCGGCATCGAGGCGACGTCGTTCCGCTACGGCCTGGTGCACGAGACGCTGCAGGAGCTGGAAATCCTGCTGCCCGACGGCCGCGTCGTGCTCGCGACGCCGGACAACGAACACCGCGATCTGTTCTACGGCTTTCCCAATTCCTACGGGACGCTGGGCTATGCGCTGAAGCTGAAGGCGCTGGCCGTTCCGGTCAAGCCGTTCGTCCAGGTGACCCACGCGCGCTTCGCCGAGCCCGCCGCCTTCTTCGCCGCGCTCGAAGCGGCCTGCGAGGGCGATGCCGACTTCGTCGACGGCGTGGTGTTCGCGCCCGACGAATTGATCCTGAGCCAGGGGCACTTCGTCGACACGGCGCCCTGGACCAGCGACTACACGTACAAGCGGATCTATTACCGCAGCCTGCGCGAGCGCGCGACCGACTATCTCACCGTCCGCGACTACCTCTGGCGCTGGGACACGGACTGGTTCTGGTGTTCGAAGAACCTCGGCGCGCAGAATCCGCTCGTCCGCCGCCTGCTGGGCCGCGAGCGGCTGAACTCGGTCTTCTACACCCAGGTCATGCGCTGGAACAGCAAGTGGGGTGTCACCGGCCGGCTCGACCGGCTGCTCGGCGTGCAGCGCGAGTCGGTGATCCAGGACGTGGACATTCCGCTGGCTCACGCGGTCGCCTTCCTCGATTTCTTCCACCGCGAGATCGGCATCCTGCCGATCTGGAGCTGCCCGGTGCGGCCTTACCGCAGCGACGTCCGCTTCACCCTGTTTCCGATGCGGGACGCGCTCCACGTGAACTTCGGCTTCTGGGACGTGGTGCGACGGCGCCACCCCTTCGCGCCCGGCCACCACAACCGCCTCGTCGAAGGCAAGGTCACCGAACTCGGCGGCATCAAGTCGCTGTATTCGGACGCGTACTTCGACGAGGCGCGCTTCTGGACGCTCTACGGCGGGCCGGCCTACCGGGCGCTGAAGGCGAAATACGACCCCGAGGGCCGGGCGAAGGATCTCTACCAGAAGTGCGTGCTCAAGCAGTGA
- a CDS encoding ABC transporter ATP-binding protein, with amino-acid sequence MIRLASVTRVFRMGDQEVRALNGVSLDIASGEYVSIMGPSGSGKSTLLNVIGLLDRPDGGRYELDGRDVTDLSETERARVRREKIGFVFQSFHLVPRLTAAENIELPLMLEGIAPAERKARVDAALAAFDLEDRARHRPAELSGGQRQRVAIARATILRPTAILADEPTGNLDHRIGAEVMELLENLHHAGTTLIVVTHDRELGARAHRHIAMRDGEIVADAR; translated from the coding sequence GTGATCCGCCTCGCCTCCGTCACCCGCGTCTTCCGCATGGGCGACCAGGAGGTACGCGCGCTGAACGGCGTCAGCCTCGACATCGCTTCCGGCGAATACGTCTCGATCATGGGCCCCTCGGGTTCGGGCAAGTCGACGCTGCTGAACGTCATCGGCCTGCTCGATCGCCCCGACGGCGGACGCTACGAGCTCGACGGCCGCGACGTCACGGACCTGTCCGAGACCGAGCGCGCACGCGTCCGGCGCGAGAAGATCGGCTTCGTGTTCCAGTCGTTCCATCTGGTGCCGCGCCTGACCGCGGCGGAGAACATCGAGCTGCCGCTGATGCTCGAGGGCATCGCGCCGGCCGAGCGCAAGGCCCGGGTCGATGCCGCCCTCGCGGCCTTCGACCTCGAGGACCGCGCACGCCATCGCCCGGCCGAGCTCTCCGGCGGCCAGCGCCAGCGGGTGGCGATCGCCCGCGCCACGATCCTGCGCCCGACCGCGATCCTGGCCGACGAGCCCACCGGCAACCTCGACCACCGCATCGGGGCCGAGGTGATGGAGCTGCTCGAGAACCTGCACCACGCCGGCACCACGCTCATCGTCGTCACCCACGACCGCGAGCTCGGCGCCCGCGCCCACCGCCACATTGCCATGCGCGACGGCGAGATCGTCGCCGACGCGCGATGA
- a CDS encoding 4Fe-4S dicluster domain-containing protein, producing the protein MSADTAMAAKYRNNFLKEIEEQVEMGDWVKMCMQCGVCSGSCPTNFQSAWEHPPQELFMMIRAGKREEVLTTTSMWNCTSCYNCIVRCPRKLPITHIMHGIAEYAHRLGKAPKMQPTRFFSGLFWKNATKTGRVNELKLSMGLYFKDGFGAGIKEGMKMKDVALGLMKAKRLNPFELLGGHKCKDQKGIQAMLKKAYEIERARKAAKMAG; encoded by the coding sequence GTGAGCGCAGATACCGCAATGGCGGCGAAGTACCGCAACAACTTCCTGAAGGAGATCGAAGAACAGGTCGAGATGGGCGACTGGGTCAAGATGTGCATGCAATGCGGCGTCTGCTCCGGTTCCTGCCCGACCAACTTCCAGAGCGCCTGGGAGCATCCGCCGCAGGAGCTCTTCATGATGATCCGCGCCGGCAAGCGCGAGGAGGTGCTGACCACGACCTCGATGTGGAACTGCACGTCCTGCTACAACTGCATCGTGCGCTGCCCGCGCAAGCTGCCGATCACCCACATCATGCACGGCATCGCCGAGTACGCGCACCGCCTCGGCAAGGCGCCGAAGATGCAGCCGACCCGGTTCTTCTCCGGCCTGTTCTGGAAGAACGCGACCAAGACCGGGCGCGTCAACGAGCTGAAGCTGTCGATGGGGCTCTACTTCAAGGACGGCTTCGGTGCCGGCATCAAGGAAGGCATGAAGATGAAGGACGTCGCGCTCGGCCTGATGAAGGCCAAGCGGCTCAACCCCTTCGAGCTGCTGGGCGGCCACAAGTGCAAGGACCAGAAGGGCATCCAGGCGATGCTGAAGAAGGCCTACGAAATCGAGCGCGCCCGCAAGGCCGCCAAGATGGCGGGCTGA
- a CDS encoding CoB--CoM heterodisulfide reductase iron-sulfur subunit A family protein encodes MTEHVATNETILVVGGGISGMTAALEAAETGKNVVLVEKNPALGGRTSQLYRYFPKLCHPVCGLEINLRRLKNNPRVRVLTLAEVTGIEGSAGNYTVAVKVKPRYVNENCTACGDCGRAVETEVDDPFNYNLGKHKAAFLPNAMAYPQRYVLDPSIIGTADAEKAKAACKYGAIDLDMKEETIQVKAGAVVWATGWQPYDAAKIQPYGYGRFKNVITSVEFERLADIHGPTGGKILRPSDGKEAKNIAFIQCAGSRDENHLRHCSRICCMASLKQTHYVREKYPEDGKSTIYYIDIRAIDRFEDFYQKVQADPSVTFVKSKVARISEDENGNPVCWGVNTEGYKRYTTAHDLVVLAVGMEPSVKGVNIPGHIVADSSGFIEADPANGAVFGAGCASNAFDVNRAVQSATAAALRAIQVVNKVAKAEA; translated from the coding sequence ATGACGGAGCATGTTGCAACCAACGAGACCATACTCGTGGTGGGCGGCGGGATTTCCGGCATGACCGCCGCGCTCGAAGCGGCCGAAACCGGCAAGAACGTCGTTCTGGTTGAGAAGAATCCCGCACTGGGCGGACGCACCTCCCAGCTGTATCGCTACTTTCCCAAGCTGTGCCATCCGGTGTGCGGGCTGGAAATCAACCTGCGCCGTCTGAAGAACAATCCGCGCGTGCGCGTGCTGACGCTGGCCGAGGTCACCGGCATCGAAGGCAGCGCCGGCAACTACACGGTCGCCGTCAAGGTCAAGCCGCGCTACGTGAACGAGAACTGCACCGCCTGCGGCGACTGCGGCCGCGCAGTCGAGACCGAGGTCGACGACCCGTTCAACTACAACCTCGGCAAGCACAAGGCAGCCTTCCTGCCGAACGCGATGGCCTATCCGCAGCGCTACGTGCTCGATCCCTCGATCATCGGCACGGCCGACGCGGAGAAGGCGAAGGCCGCGTGCAAGTACGGCGCGATCGATCTCGACATGAAGGAGGAGACGATCCAGGTGAAGGCCGGCGCGGTGGTGTGGGCGACCGGCTGGCAGCCGTACGATGCGGCGAAGATCCAGCCCTACGGCTACGGACGCTTCAAGAACGTCATCACCAGTGTCGAATTCGAGCGTCTCGCCGACATCCACGGTCCGACCGGCGGCAAGATCCTGCGTCCGTCCGACGGCAAGGAAGCGAAGAACATCGCCTTCATCCAGTGCGCCGGCTCGCGCGACGAGAACCACCTGCGCCACTGCTCGCGGATCTGCTGCATGGCCTCGCTCAAGCAGACGCACTACGTGCGCGAAAAGTATCCGGAAGACGGCAAGTCGACCATCTACTACATCGACATCCGCGCCATCGACCGCTTCGAGGACTTCTACCAGAAGGTGCAGGCCGACCCGTCGGTGACCTTCGTCAAGTCCAAGGTCGCGCGCATTTCGGAAGACGAGAACGGCAACCCGGTGTGCTGGGGCGTCAACACCGAGGGCTACAAGCGCTACACGACCGCGCATGACCTCGTGGTGCTGGCGGTCGGCATGGAGCCCTCGGTCAAGGGCGTCAACATCCCCGGCCACATCGTCGCGGATTCCTCCGGCTTCATCGAGGCCGATCCGGCCAACGGCGCGGTGTTCGGCGCCGGCTGCGCGTCGAATGCGTTCGATGTGAACCGTGCAGTGCAATCGGCCACCGCTGCCGCGTTGCGCGCGATCCAGGTGGTGAACAAAGTAGCGAAGGCGGAGGCTTAA
- a CDS encoding ABC transporter permease, protein MSAADTLRFALHALTAHRLRTFLSASGIAVGIAAVILLTSIGHGIHRFVLAEFTQFGTNIVNISPGKTMTHGASVGAIGSVRLLTIDDELALKASRFAQYTNAGVMGNAEIRAHGRSRRVTVYGEGPDFSRAFSMHVAVGQFLPPDDPRNPRAYAVLGSKVRSELFGHANPLGAVLQVGATRFRIVGVMAPKGQVLGFDLDDTVYIPTARALEVFNREGVMEIHVAYKPGSPVPAVVADIKRILVARHGREDFTVTPQQQMLDTLSTVLDVLTFAVAALGGISLLVGAVGMVTLMHIAVAERVAEIGLLTALGATRARIRTLFLMESTVLSTLGGVGGLAVGIGIAWLLKATVSGLPVNTPWDYAFGALAVSVLIGLAAGVVPAMRAARLNPVDALRAE, encoded by the coding sequence ATGAGCGCCGCCGACACCCTGCGCTTCGCCCTGCACGCGCTCACCGCCCACCGGCTGCGCACCTTCCTGTCCGCATCGGGGATCGCCGTCGGCATAGCCGCGGTGATCCTGCTGACCTCGATCGGCCACGGCATCCACCGCTTCGTGCTCGCCGAATTCACCCAGTTCGGCACCAACATCGTCAACATCAGCCCGGGCAAGACGATGACCCACGGCGCCTCGGTCGGCGCCATCGGCAGCGTGCGGCTGCTGACGATCGACGACGAGCTCGCCCTCAAGGCGTCGCGCTTCGCGCAATACACCAACGCCGGCGTCATGGGCAACGCGGAAATCCGCGCCCACGGCCGCAGCCGGCGCGTGACCGTCTACGGCGAAGGGCCGGATTTCTCGCGTGCCTTCAGCATGCACGTCGCGGTCGGCCAGTTCCTGCCGCCCGACGATCCGCGCAACCCGCGCGCCTACGCCGTGCTGGGATCGAAGGTCCGCAGCGAACTGTTCGGCCACGCCAACCCGCTTGGCGCCGTCCTGCAGGTCGGCGCGACCCGCTTCCGCATCGTCGGCGTCATGGCGCCCAAGGGCCAGGTGCTCGGCTTCGACCTCGACGACACCGTCTACATCCCCACCGCACGCGCGCTGGAGGTATTCAACCGCGAAGGCGTGATGGAGATCCACGTCGCCTACAAGCCGGGATCACCGGTGCCGGCGGTGGTCGCCGACATCAAGCGCATCCTCGTTGCGCGCCACGGCCGCGAGGATTTCACGGTCACGCCGCAGCAGCAGATGCTCGACACGCTCTCCACGGTGCTCGACGTGCTGACCTTCGCGGTCGCCGCGCTCGGCGGCATTTCGCTGCTGGTCGGTGCGGTCGGCATGGTCACGCTGATGCACATCGCGGTGGCCGAGCGCGTCGCCGAGATCGGCCTGCTCACCGCGCTCGGCGCGACGCGCGCGCGCATCCGCACGCTGTTCCTGATGGAATCGACCGTGCTCTCCACGCTCGGCGGCGTCGGCGGGCTGGCGGTCGGCATCGGCATCGCCTGGCTGCTGAAGGCCACGGTGAGCGGCCTGCCGGTCAATACGCCATGGGACTACGCATTCGGCGCCCTTGCGGTATCCGTGCTGATCGGGCTCGCGGCCGGCGTCGTCCCGGCGATGCGGGCCGCGCGGCTCAACCCGGTCGACGCACTGCGGGCGGAATAG
- a CDS encoding hydrogenase iron-sulfur subunit has product MADIKVAAYICKGCGLGERLDTDALVKIAQKDGKVPMAKTHDFLCSADGVAMIKNDIANEGVTHLMIGACSRRAKTEAFYFPANAVARANLREGVIWIRPDTDEARETTQDMAEDYIRMGCAEVKAMTAPGGNPNTGSSKTLLVVGGGVTGMTAAIEASKTGYPVVLVEKTGELGGMAGKLYKRIPVHEPFKSPADTGVADLVAQVMGDSNIKVYLNATVAKTDGAPGRFVVEIATESGATHTEDIGAIVQASGFTLYDMNKLPELGGGQSPNVVDQLGLEALAKAAAAADGVIRRPSDNQPVKSVVFVQCAGQRDSSGTHLAYCSGSCCNTSIKQAMYFKDANPAVDTTVIYTDLRTPGNGEDFYRSAQEKGVIFTKGKVSQVVPGGATSTVKFHDLILDDKDAAVADVDLVVLATGQVPNSGVDIFAAPKEAVEGEVEVKPISILNLNYRQGPDVPQLKQGFTDSHFICFPYETRRTGIYTAGPVRRPMDIAQAREDATGAALKAIQALENAELGRAAHPRSGDLSFPKVRLEGCTQCKRCTVECPFGAIDEDEKRFPVFNESRCRRCGTCMGACPVRVISFENYSVNTVGAQVKAVDIPDEFSEKPRILILACENDAYPALDMAGMNHNEYSAFVRIIPIRCLGSVNTIWVTDALNAGYDGVMMMGCKHGDEYQCHFVKGSELGRVRMSKIDDTLKTLNLESQRVRDLEVAITDIERVPEMINKYVEELVAIGPSPFKGF; this is encoded by the coding sequence ATGGCGGATATCAAAGTCGCAGCATACATCTGCAAGGGCTGCGGACTGGGCGAGCGTCTCGACACCGACGCGCTGGTCAAGATCGCGCAGAAGGACGGCAAGGTGCCGATGGCCAAGACGCACGATTTCCTGTGCTCGGCCGACGGCGTCGCGATGATCAAGAACGACATCGCCAACGAGGGCGTCACCCATCTCATGATCGGCGCCTGCTCGCGCCGCGCCAAGACCGAGGCATTCTACTTTCCGGCCAACGCGGTGGCGCGCGCCAACCTGCGCGAGGGCGTGATCTGGATCCGCCCCGATACCGACGAGGCGCGCGAAACCACGCAGGACATGGCGGAAGATTACATCCGCATGGGCTGCGCCGAAGTGAAGGCGATGACCGCGCCCGGCGGCAACCCCAACACCGGCAGCAGCAAGACCCTGCTGGTCGTCGGCGGCGGCGTCACCGGCATGACCGCTGCGATCGAGGCCTCGAAGACCGGCTATCCGGTCGTGCTGGTGGAGAAGACCGGCGAACTCGGCGGCATGGCGGGCAAGCTCTACAAGCGCATCCCGGTGCACGAGCCGTTCAAGTCGCCCGCCGACACCGGCGTCGCGGATCTCGTCGCGCAGGTGATGGGCGACAGCAACATCAAGGTGTACCTCAATGCGACCGTCGCCAAGACCGACGGCGCGCCCGGCCGCTTCGTCGTCGAAATCGCGACCGAATCGGGCGCGACGCACACCGAGGACATCGGCGCCATCGTGCAGGCCTCCGGCTTCACGCTCTACGACATGAACAAGCTGCCCGAGCTCGGCGGCGGGCAGTCGCCCAACGTGGTCGACCAGCTCGGCCTCGAGGCGCTGGCAAAGGCCGCCGCGGCCGCTGACGGCGTGATCCGCCGCCCCAGCGACAACCAGCCGGTCAAGTCCGTCGTCTTCGTGCAGTGCGCCGGCCAGCGCGATTCCTCCGGCACCCACCTTGCGTATTGCTCGGGCTCCTGCTGCAACACCAGCATCAAGCAGGCGATGTACTTCAAGGACGCGAATCCTGCGGTCGACACGACCGTCATCTACACCGACCTGCGCACCCCCGGCAACGGCGAGGACTTCTACCGCAGCGCGCAGGAAAAGGGCGTGATCTTCACCAAGGGCAAGGTGTCCCAGGTCGTGCCGGGCGGCGCGACCAGCACGGTGAAGTTCCACGACCTGATCCTCGACGACAAGGACGCCGCGGTGGCCGACGTCGACCTGGTGGTGCTCGCCACCGGCCAGGTGCCGAACTCCGGCGTCGACATCTTCGCCGCGCCCAAGGAAGCGGTCGAAGGCGAGGTCGAGGTCAAGCCGATCTCCATCCTCAACCTGAACTATCGCCAGGGCCCGGACGTGCCGCAGCTGAAGCAGGGTTTCACCGACTCGCACTTCATCTGCTTCCCCTACGAGACCCGCCGCACCGGCATCTACACGGCCGGCCCGGTGCGCCGTCCGATGGACATCGCGCAGGCGCGCGAGGATGCCACCGGCGCTGCGCTGAAGGCAATCCAGGCGCTGGAGAACGCCGAGCTTGGCCGTGCCGCGCATCCGCGTTCGGGCGACCTGTCGTTCCCGAAGGTGCGCCTGGAGGGCTGCACCCAGTGCAAGCGCTGCACGGTCGAATGCCCGTTCGGCGCGATCGACGAGGATGAAAAGCGCTTCCCGGTGTTCAACGAGTCGCGCTGCCGCCGCTGCGGCACCTGCATGGGCGCGTGCCCGGTGCGCGTGATCTCGTTCGAGAACTACTCGGTCAACACCGTCGGCGCGCAGGTCAAGGCGGTCGACATCCCCGACGAGTTCAGCGAGAAGCCGCGCATCCTGATCCTGGCGTGCGAGAACGACGCCTACCCGGCGCTCGACATGGCCGGCATGAACCACAACGAGTACTCGGCCTTCGTGCGCATCATCCCGATCCGCTGCCTGGGCTCGGTCAACACGATCTGGGTGACCGACGCGCTGAACGCCGGCTACGACGGCGTGATGATGATGGGCTGCAAGCACGGCGACGAGTACCAGTGCCACTTCGTCAAGGGTTCCGAGCTCGGCCGCGTGCGCATGTCGAAGATCGACGACACGCTGAAGACGCTGAACCTCGAGTCGCAGCGCGTGCGTGACCTCGAGGTCGCGATCACCGACATCGAGCGCGTGCCCGAGATGATCAACAAGTACGTTGAAGAGCTGGTCGCCATCGGCCCCAGCCCGTTCAAAGGCTTCTAA
- a CDS encoding efflux RND transporter periplasmic adaptor subunit, which translates to MIKPKTGLRLVVFTLVAAALVFAGWRLTRPKPPEVEVATIARGPVESTVVNTRAGTVKACRRAKLAPVAGGQIVKMEVKEGERVKAGQPLLELWNRDLAAQRELANRQLATSEERRREACILADNAQRDADRTQQLAAQGFVSPQRAEDARADARSRRASCDALAADVKRAQAQVRVALAGLERTTLTAPFAGIVAKVTGEVGEFTTPSPPGIPTPPAVDLIDDSCLYVSAPMDEVDAPRLQPGQAARITLDALPGKTFPGHVRRLAPYVTEVEKQARTVDVEVDFDAPPRQALLVGYSADVEAIVARHDDALRVPTQAIQQDGTVLVLGKDDRLETRRIKTGLANWAYTEVTDGLAAGDRVLLSFDQEGVKAGVKVTPKAAP; encoded by the coding sequence ATGATCAAACCGAAAACCGGGCTTCGACTCGTCGTCTTCACCCTTGTCGCCGCCGCCCTCGTCTTTGCCGGCTGGCGCCTCACGCGCCCCAAGCCACCCGAGGTCGAGGTGGCGACGATTGCGCGCGGCCCCGTCGAATCGACCGTGGTCAACACGCGTGCCGGCACGGTCAAGGCCTGCCGGCGCGCCAAGCTCGCGCCGGTCGCGGGTGGCCAGATCGTGAAGATGGAAGTCAAGGAAGGCGAGCGCGTCAAGGCCGGCCAGCCCCTGTTGGAACTGTGGAACCGCGACCTGGCGGCGCAGCGCGAACTGGCCAACCGCCAGCTCGCCACCAGCGAGGAACGGCGCCGCGAGGCCTGCATTCTCGCCGACAATGCGCAGCGCGATGCCGACCGCACGCAGCAGCTCGCCGCGCAGGGCTTCGTCAGCCCGCAGCGCGCCGAGGATGCGCGCGCCGATGCGCGCTCGCGCCGCGCCAGCTGCGATGCGCTCGCCGCCGACGTCAAGCGTGCCCAGGCCCAGGTCCGCGTCGCGCTCGCCGGGCTGGAGCGCACCACGCTGACCGCGCCGTTCGCCGGCATCGTCGCCAAGGTCACCGGCGAAGTTGGCGAGTTCACCACGCCTTCGCCGCCCGGCATCCCGACGCCACCCGCGGTCGACCTGATCGACGACAGCTGCCTCTACGTCAGCGCACCGATGGACGAGGTCGACGCGCCGCGCCTGCAGCCCGGCCAGGCTGCCCGTATCACGCTCGACGCGCTGCCGGGCAAGACCTTCCCGGGGCACGTGCGGCGCCTCGCGCCCTATGTGACCGAGGTCGAGAAGCAGGCGCGCACGGTCGACGTCGAGGTCGACTTCGACGCGCCGCCGCGGCAAGCCCTGCTGGTCGGCTACAGCGCCGACGTCGAAGCCATCGTCGCGCGCCACGACGACGCGCTGCGCGTGCCGACCCAGGCGATCCAGCAGGACGGGACGGTGCTGGTCCTCGGCAAGGACGACCGGCTCGAGACGCGCCGCATCAAGACCGGGCTCGCCAACTGGGCGTACACGGAGGTGACGGACGGCCTCGCGGCCGGCGACCGCGTCCTGCTGTCGTTCGACCAGGAAGGCGTGAAGGCCGGGGTGAAAGTCACCCCGAAGGCCGCGCCGTGA
- a CDS encoding ABC transporter permease, whose amino-acid sequence MTALDTLKLSFATVASYRTRSLLIVLAMSLGVAAVVVLTALGDGARRYVVGQFSSLGTNLVIVLPGRAETAGGFPGAALGQTPRDLTLDDAVSLTHLPQVRRMAPLNVGVAELAAGGRLREVTVLGSTADLLPIRHMKLAQGRFLAGGGTERAQIVLGSVLAREFFPDGHAVGQRVRLGASRFLVTGVLAPQGESMGFNSDEIVIIPVDYAQELFNTSTLFRILVEAKSRAAIEPAKAAVTHLLTLRHEGEEDVTVITQDAVLATFDRILRALTLGVAGIAAISLAVAGILVMNVMLVAVAQRTAEIGLLKAIGAPAADIRRLFFAEALWLSLAGSAIGFALGHAGSYFIRVAYPQLPAYPPAWASIAAVATALLTGVVASLLPAARAARLDPVLALSGK is encoded by the coding sequence ATGACCGCGCTCGACACCCTGAAGCTCTCGTTCGCGACGGTCGCGAGCTATCGCACCCGCTCGCTGCTGATCGTGCTGGCGATGTCGCTCGGCGTGGCGGCGGTGGTGGTCCTGACCGCGCTTGGCGACGGCGCACGGCGCTATGTCGTCGGACAGTTCTCCTCGCTCGGCACCAACCTCGTCATCGTGCTGCCGGGCCGCGCCGAAACCGCGGGCGGCTTCCCCGGCGCCGCGCTCGGCCAGACGCCGCGCGATCTCACCCTCGATGACGCCGTCTCGCTCACCCACCTGCCGCAGGTGCGCCGGATGGCGCCGCTCAACGTCGGCGTCGCCGAACTCGCCGCCGGCGGGCGGCTGCGCGAGGTGACCGTGCTCGGCAGCACCGCCGACCTGCTGCCGATCCGCCACATGAAACTGGCGCAGGGCCGCTTCCTCGCGGGCGGCGGCACCGAGCGCGCGCAGATCGTGCTGGGCAGCGTGCTGGCGCGCGAATTCTTTCCCGACGGACACGCGGTCGGCCAGCGCGTGCGGCTCGGCGCCAGCCGCTTCCTGGTGACCGGCGTGCTCGCGCCGCAGGGCGAGTCGATGGGATTCAACTCCGACGAGATCGTCATCATCCCGGTCGACTACGCGCAGGAGCTGTTCAACACCTCGACGCTGTTCCGCATCCTGGTCGAGGCGAAGAGCCGCGCCGCGATCGAGCCGGCCAAGGCCGCGGTCACCCATCTCCTCACGCTGCGCCACGAAGGCGAGGAGGACGTCACCGTCATCACCCAGGACGCCGTGCTCGCCACCTTCGACCGCATCCTGCGTGCACTGACGCTGGGGGTGGCGGGCATCGCCGCGATCAGCCTGGCCGTGGCCGGCATCCTGGTGATGAACGTGATGCTGGTCGCGGTCGCCCAGCGCACGGCGGAGATCGGCCTGCTGAAGGCGATCGGCGCGCCGGCGGCCGACATCCGCCGCCTGTTCTTCGCCGAGGCGCTGTGGCTGTCGCTGGCCGGCAGCGCGATCGGCTTCGCGCTCGGTCACGCCGGCAGCTATTTCATCCGCGTGGCCTATCCGCAGCTGCCGGCCTATCCGCCGGCCTGGGCAAGCATCGCTGCCGTCGCCACGGCGCTGCTGACCGGCGTCGTCGCCAGCCTGCTGCCCGCCGCGCGCGCCGCGCGGCTCGACCCCGTGCTCGCCCTCTCCGGAAAATGA